One region of Epilithonimonas zeae genomic DNA includes:
- a CDS encoding GLPGLI family protein, whose amino-acid sequence MKNIQLLILLLLSCLAIGQNKQFLYEYKFISDSTNKVDVKTEIMILNIQKDRSEYYSSVRYASDSAQFADYQKGINSMPSGEALVSEWVTKYPNSNQLFHTTFLIWDKYKVKQDVELNWKLTNEFSKILNYDVQKATTEFGGRKWTAWFTKEIPIQDGPYKFKGLPGLILKIEDSTKSHTWELKGIRSNQKEFVYPDLKNYRIVELNYNQFVKKFKNYRQNPTADLVGQIPDQHDSNGKFRTSTEIIKELNQIAMEKLAKDNNLIEIDLLK is encoded by the coding sequence ATGAAAAATATTCAATTATTAATTTTACTGCTATTATCTTGTCTTGCTATCGGACAAAACAAACAATTTCTCTACGAATACAAATTCATTTCTGATTCTACCAACAAGGTAGATGTCAAAACAGAAATAATGATTTTGAATATCCAAAAAGATCGGTCAGAATATTATAGCTCTGTAAGATATGCATCAGATTCTGCTCAATTTGCAGACTATCAAAAGGGAATTAACTCTATGCCTTCTGGCGAAGCATTAGTAAGTGAATGGGTTACAAAATATCCTAATTCCAATCAGCTTTTTCATACCACATTTTTGATTTGGGACAAGTACAAAGTAAAACAGGATGTGGAGCTTAACTGGAAATTGACAAATGAATTTTCTAAAATTCTGAATTATGACGTTCAAAAAGCAACCACAGAATTTGGTGGCAGAAAATGGACAGCGTGGTTCACCAAAGAAATTCCAATTCAAGATGGGCCTTACAAATTCAAAGGTTTACCTGGTTTAATTTTGAAGATTGAAGATTCAACTAAAAGTCATACCTGGGAATTGAAAGGCATACGATCTAACCAGAAAGAGTTTGTCTATCCTGACCTGAAAAATTACCGTATTGTTGAATTAAATTACAATCAGTTTGTTAAGAAATTTAAAAATTACCGTCAGAATCCTACTGCAGATTTAGTGGGACAAATTCCTGATCAACACGATTCTAATGGAAAATTCAGAACATCTACTGAAATCATTAAAGAACTGAACCAAATAGCAATGGAAAAATTGGCAAAAGACAATAATTTGATTGAGATTGATCTGCTTAAATAA